The genomic window CCATTAAAGATATTGAATCTAATAATCCTGAAATAAATTCTAGATTAGATGGAGCTTTTTATGAATATTTAATAAAAATAAAAAAAATATTTGATTCTTATGTAACATCTTTTGCTACTTCTGATGAAACTATTCTTTATGAATTAATATCTGCTGATGAAGAAATCAATAAAAAAACTGATGAAATAGTTGCTAAAATAGCTAGCTGTATTAAAGAAAATCCAAATGAAACTGAAATTTTATTGGAGGTTGTTTCTTTGGTTAAGAAGTATGAAAGATTTTCTGACCATATAATCCATTTAGTGGTAGATTTAGTATATACTTTAAAAGGTGAAAATCTTAGAAAAAAAGAACTGTTAGAAGAACAAGAAAAATAAAATTTTACTTTTATATAAAAAAGGACTGTTACAT from Fusobacterium sp. FSA-380-WT-3A includes these protein-coding regions:
- a CDS encoding PhoU domain-containing protein; amino-acid sequence: MRNLQESLKGLNEHYLEMLKHLNRMLEINLEAIHDGKVSSKLYGECFIVEDVINAFEVKVKEDCINTIARFQPAAKNLRELIMLIDGVRLIERMADILKANFRAIKDIESNNPEINSRLDGAFYEYLIKIKKIFDSYVTSFATSDETILYELISADEEINKKTDEIVAKIASCIKENPNETEILLEVVSLVKKYERFSDHIIHLVVDLVYTLKGENLRKKELLEEQEK